The following proteins are encoded in a genomic region of Cricetulus griseus strain 17A/GY chromosome 7, alternate assembly CriGri-PICRH-1.0, whole genome shotgun sequence:
- the LOC100765863 gene encoding olfactory receptor-like protein DTMT gives MERRNQTVVSEFLLLGLPIEPLHQDLFYALFLVMYLTTVLGNFLIIILIQLDSHLHTPMYLFLSNLSFSDLCFSSVTIPKLLQNMQSQVPSISYAGCLTQMYFFLLFADLESFLLVAMAYDRYVAICFPLHYASIMSPKLCLFLVILPWLLTVIISLSHTLLMARVSFCDDHVIRHFFCDMSALLKLACSDIQTNEMMIFILGGLVIIVPFLLIFLSYVRIVSSILKVPSSRSIRKAFSTCGSHLSVVSLFYGTIIGLYLCPSANNSTIKETVMAVMYTVVTPMLNPFIYSFRNQDIKGALRRVFSKQMASFSLGQ, from the coding sequence atggaaagaagaaatcaaactgtTGTCTCAGAGTTCCTCCTCCTGGGCTTGCCCATTGAGCCACTCCACCAAGACCTGTTCTATGCCCTGTTCCTGGTCATGTACCTCACCACCGTCCTGGGGAACTTCCTCATCATTATCCTTATTCAGCTGGACTCACACCTCCACACGCCCATGTACTTGTTTCTCAGTAATTtgtccttctctgacctctgcttttCCTCTGTCACCATTCCCAAATTGCTGCAGAACATGCAGAGCCAAGTACCATCCATCTCCTATGCAGGTTGCCTGACACAAATGTACTTTTTCCTACTATTTGCAGACCTCGAGAGTTTCCTCCTTGTGGCCATGGCTTATGACCGTTATGTGGCCATCTGTTTCCCCCTGCACTATGCTAGCATCATGAGCCCCAAGCTGTGTCTCTTCCTGGTGATACTTCCTTGGCTACTGACTGTAATCATCTCTTTGTCTCACACGCTACTCATGGCTCGGGTTTCTTTCTGTGATGATCATGTGATCCGCCATTTTTTCTGTGACATGTCAGCTCTTCTGAAGTTAGCCTGCTCTGATATCCAAACCAATGAAATGATGATATTTATCTTAGGAGGACTTGTCATTATTGTCCCATTCCTGTTGATATTTTTATCCTATGTGCGAATAGTGTCCTCCATTCTCAAGGTCCCCTCTTCTAGAAGCATACGAAAGGCCTTCTCCACCTGTGGTTCCCACCTCTCTGTGGTGTCTCTCTTCTACGGGACAATCATTGGTCTCTACTTATGTCCATCAGCTAATAATTCAACCATTAAGGAGACTGTCATGGCTGTGATGTACACAGTGGTGACCCCTATGCTAAACCCCTTCATCTACAGCTTCAGAAATCAGGATATAAAGGGAGCTTTAAGAAGGGTGTTCTCAAAGCAGATGGCTAGCTTTTCTCTGGGACAATGA